The sequence GACAGTTTTCATACATATCACAGACTGTCTTAAACTGGATAAGGATCTACTTTGGATTAGTGTTTGGTCAAAGGGGGGACATGCCGAACACAATCAGTTAAATGTATAGATTCATGCTATTTGCGTATCATATTATGGTCACCCCCACCAGGTCTTATGGTAATAGTGAGGTGATGTGTTCGATGCCACAGAAAAGCAATGACAAGATCTGATGGTGAGCATCAATGAAATGCAGAGCTATGGGATAATCCTGATCATTCCAgagtattgtgtttttgtacttgcTGACCCTTTGATTAgtttttctggttatttttctAACATATGCAAGCCCACAGGGGCAGCATAGAATATAGAACACAGGTGTCAATGCACAACTGATAGTGCAGCTGATGGGAAATATTGAACATGTATGAAGATGAGAAAACCGCTTAGTTTTTATAGTGTCATTGTACTGTGAACAACTGCCACAGCGGTAGCTCCAATtttgaaaagggaaaattttcctttttcaaaaaagactaaaagagTAAGAATTACTGAAACTGCTTAGCTGCAGTATGTCAAACTCAAAACTGTGGATCTTTGTGGTACTTGATGCTTCCATTTTTTCCCTTAAAGTGTCAATAAGTCCACTCCACTCTGAGTGTAAGTGAAGCCTTTTGATACATCCAGAAAAATGAATGGTTGATGCAAAAGAAGAGTCACTCGACAGTTGTGCTGTTTGCTCTGTTTATTAGAGGTATATTGTCAAACATTTTACAAGCTGTTGCTTTAACGTTTCcatttagagagaaaaatgcAACACCGAAAAACAATTACTAAGCTCAGCAGAGAACACTTTTAATAAAGCCCCTGTTTGAAAGGCACTAAAGTCCCAGTTTCAATATCagtcttccttttttttcttaacacatgcagacacaactAGCAAAGACACTTGTTGTTACACACTTCAGTAGCTACAATACATAGAGCTTTCAATTGACTTGTTAGTTGAGCTTTTAAAAGGCAACACCACTTACGTCTTCTATCATGTGTTGTACAACGAAATGTGTGCAATGATACGGTGAGAAGTAACACAGACTGTTAATTCAATACACTGAACACTTGAATGGATGTAAAGCTACCATAACTTACTTCATGTGGACGGCAGGCTTTCAGTTTGCTGTATGCTCTGCTGAGTGCAGGTatcttaaatattttcaagattaAATACACCATATTGCTGCTATTTAAATACATAATGTGTCTTTTTAAGTTAGAATTGCCATTCAGTGGAATCATGTATAATCACAAGACAACCATCACTTGGATTTTCTTGACGTCTGCAAaagaaatttacaaaaaaaagtctctcttttttaaataatagtGATAGTAGTACATTCAAATAATAGAATAATAGTTCCTCAGCATTattgttgtggttttaaatAGCTTGTGATGTATGGGTGCTGGTAAGGGACAAGTCTGTCATTATATTAGCtttcataaaaacagaaaaaccctAACTCTTGGttcaaaatactgcagaaacAACACTGTCACAGAGAGTTTAGATGCCGTGCTGGTGCCATCGTCGTATGGGTTACGCTGTCGATCATCAATGAGTCCATCAGAAAGACACAGAATTGTGTAAACACTGCTCCAGGGCCTTAAAATGTACACCCACAACTGACTACTCAGAATGTTTACCATGTCAGCTGTGTGCCACAATAAGCTAAAGCACATGTGCATGTGCCTGTCAGACAGCTTTGTTAGAGCTGGATGGGTGGCAAACATGAATACACTCCTGGAATTAAAGCATCTGATGTTAAAGCGCTGGTTTCTCATGAGAGAACAAGCAGCCTGATGATGTATGCAGCTGCATCATCGCTAAATGGGgaaaaagtgaaagtaaatTCCGGCAGTTTATCTGTGTCGACCATATTTCTGCTCACACTTCTTCCTCTGCCTTATTGTCTACTCATTTATCCTGTTTGTTTCTCttagtctttttcttttctttctatgTCTGACCTCTTTTATTGCCCCTGATAATGATGATCGAGCTGCTTAAATCATTCCCTTATCTCTCTTCTTATGCTGTTACATTTGTCTCCATCATCTGGCTGCTACAGTTTCTTCTTCCCACCATCTGCCTTTTCATGCTTCTCTTTCTTCCTATTCCCGTGACGCTCCTCCGTCCTCCTGAGTGTCTCCTGGTCTGAGTTGTCCAGCCCTCTACCGGCAGCCGCAGCCCTCCACCACCATGTCCTGGTAGTTCTTCAGCACCACTCGGTCTTGAGGGTCCAGGTAGAGCAGGGCGATGGGGCTGAGGGAGGTGGGGACGCAGCAGGCCCGGGGCACTGCTCCATTCACAGAGTTCACCAGAGTTTGCACCATGGCGTGGCTTGAGGAGTTCATGTGGTCGGCCAGAGGAAAACGACACTCTCCCAGGCAGAAGAAGGCATCGTAGCCGCTGGGTGCAATGATCCACTTGTGCCAGCCCACATCGTTGAAGTCTACATAAAGAGGATGACGGCGGCATCTGTTACGGGAAAGGCGTTTCAGTTTCGCGGCACGACCACCGTTTCTTTTCACTCTTCCACGTTCGCTCCAGCTGACCCCTCCTTTATCACCCCCCCAGCCAGTATACTCCATTTTTTTGCCCCTCCCCCATTCTTGGTTCCTATTGCGGCTCTCGCTGCTGTTCCTGGGCCTCGTTTTAGTCGCTTTTCTCCCCCTCATCCTCTGGCCATTACCAGGGGTTCTTCTGCCATGTTTGACTAAAGGCTCTCCGCGACCATCATGACTATAAGTCACCAGGAGGGGTCTTTCCTGGGCCCAGCTGTTATCATCCTGCCCCACAGACCTGCATACCCTCAGGTGTCCCTCTTTTTGTTTCTCCGCCTCACCTGCAGCAGAGAAGAGGCTCTTGTCTGGAAGTGAGGTGGTGTTGTTTTCAGGTTTGACCTCCAGGAGGAAGCCCAGGCTACCAGTCCCAGCGTGGGCCTTATGGAGGAGCTCTGCACTTAGGCTGAACGCCTCCCAGAAACCACTTGGCTTATGACTGTGGACGTCCGTGGGGAGTAACCTCGTGTCCAGCAGAGTGGGCTCAGGCTCCTCATGGTTCTCAGAGAGGTATAGGTTCAGTCTGTGGGGCCCGGGGCCCAGGGAGGCTCTGCCACTGCGGAGGAGGCGAAGCTCAGCGGAGAGCACCCTCTCATCCTGAGGGATGGAGGAGATATTGAAGGAGATGTGCACTCTCGTATGATCCTCTGCTATTGGACTGTCTCCAAGAGGCTCTAAGAGGAAAAGAGACAAGGGTATATGGGAGTTTAGTGTGGTTTAGGTTATAGGCTTTATTTGACCGAAAATACAtgcatttgtcattttccagCTCTTTCTCGAATGATGTCAAAAGCTGGAACATTGTCAAACTATCTTGAAATATCAGCAAATAACTTCATGTCCGCCTCCTTTGAAAAATGGGTTTTGGTAAAAGCTTCTTCTTTTGGATGTTTGACCTTCACAATACAGAATGATGTATGTTCAGAGTTTGACATTAGAAGGCCGTTTTCCAGTTGTTCTGCTGAAAGTGGAAAGTTTCTGTGAGCTCACCTAAAAACTAAGTTAAATCATAAATCTATGAGCACATCTGAGACATTACAACGAGTTTAAAAGCCAATCTTTGTCCATTTTATAGCTTACAGAACTATGATGTGGACACTTGAGGCAGAAAATAGTGATGTAGGAAACATGTCCAAAGCTTACAGAGATAtgattttagaaatattttggaTATTCATAGGTTCTGGAGGCATAGATGTTGTTTTCCCAGGtaattaaagtttttaaaattgaaatccaTATCAGACATATTTCTAATTAAAGCAGAATAATTCATATATCTATCTCATGATTGGATGGGTGTGTACCTATGGAGTATAGCTCAGATTTTACCCTTTGCTTGAAGATGTTAAACTCCCCAACTCAAATGAACCTTTTTAGCATTTGTTTGTATCTAGACTTACTGATAATTTAACtttaagagagaaaaaaagtacaTCTTTTCACtattctttttgtgtttgtacattgttttcattatatcaGAATTGAGGATTAATATCTAGCAAAACTGTGCTCACCAAAAGTTCACATATGTTAGTCTTGGTTGTTGATTAATTgctaatttctttgtaaatttaCACCTCCAAAGTAGAATATTAACCAATACCAGCCTCTGTAATATCAACTCTCTACCTGACATTTCTTGTAGCGGGCAGCAGTTGTGAATCTCCTTTCTGCTGCTCCAGGAACAGCCCTCGAGATCATTTATGCCTGATGTCACCCTCCTGATTAGATTAAAGCACTCCAGGTGTGCTCAGGTGTCACTTTCTCAGTTTAGAGCAAACAAACCTGACAAACAGGTGCCTCCAGTCTCATTAACGTGTTGATGACAATAAAACCACAAGCTGCAAATTCTTCTTAAGAACTCTTCAggttaagttatttttttcaagagcCGGTTGCCTTTGAATTGACAGCAATTTGAAGGCAACTGTCAGCAGTTAAGAGAGACCCATGTTTGCCCCCTAAAAGGTTAACCCAGCCATTATCAGAAGGGCAGGACAAAGAGTCCAGAGTCAAAGAGAAAATTCCCCTCAGTGGGAGTTATCTAAGCATGCTCTCACATATGTCTTTAAAGAAGACTTCAGGCTTTACTCATCTTATCTAAGAGTAATAGATCctatttagtgtttaaattgccaaAAGATGAGTCACTGCAAACATCTGCTCCTGTCATGAACAGAATCTACTAAAATAAGTCAAGAGAAAGCACAAGCAGCTTTCctgaaataaatattcaaacGCCTCAAACAGTTAAAATTCATATATTTTCATTGGAGTGCACAGAAATAATGTGGTGTGTGGGTAAGCTTACCGCTGTGGTGAAAGCTGCGTACAGTGTTGGCCTGCTGGATGTGCTGGCTGGGGAAATTAAACAAAGGGTCCTCCACTAGATGGTACTGCTGCTGGTGGAAGCGGTACAGATCCAGGAGGTACTGGGGCACCGGCACTCCAGGCCGAGGGTCAGGCTGAGACTGAAGGCCCAGCCGGCTCAACAGGAGCGTCTGGATGGTCTGGGCCAGGCTGGGATCCAGGAGGGACGGCAGGGCTGACAGGGAGGAAGGCGTCGGGGACACCCTGCCATGATCGGTCTCTCTGGCGTCTCCGCCCTGGCGACCAGACGAGGCTTGAGGTAGCAGCAGGACCATGAGGAGCAGGAGGTTAGCAGGGAACATGGTGGACCTGGAGGGGTTGAGGGAGGTGAGCAGAGATGATGTGGTGAGAAGGGGAAGAtaagaagaagagaggaaggaCAAAAAATAGAAGCAACCTAAACGTCAAGGGAGAATCCACTGGAGGCAGGTTGTGGAGCACTTTCTGTACCCTTTAAATTTTGCACAATTTGTGTTTTATACAAACAGAAAGTAAACCATATCACATAATGACACTATATAAAGGATCGgctgaaaaatctgcaaaagacATAGCCGCTACAAGAAGCTCTTGGACTCTGTATATCATGCTTATGTCTTCTCCTTCCTGGACACACTAGTTTCTCATTAGTCTTCAGCCTTCATGTGGCATATGTTCAAGAAATTTACTGTCCACATATCCATATGAAGTTGTTTTCTTGTTGCTCCTGGCCGTAGAAACAGTGctactttgttttttctttgttaatttaTGGCAAGCCTCTAACCCCCAAGGCCCATATATCTCACAAGACACCTAAGCAGGAGTAATTAAGCGGTCTCTATGTGTAATTTAATCAtgctgcgtgtttgtgtgtaaaagaGATCACAGTGTTGTGTACCAGAAACATCTAGTATTAATCAAAGGCAGTGGACTCCAGTGACATGTAATGGAGTTGTAGagattttttctcttctctcttcctTTTCTAAACACTGGAGAATACAATATTCTGTAGGTTTCCATAACTTTGTCTGTGGGAGTGAGTAAAgaagacattttattattattattattattattattattattattattattattattattcatttaaggCCTAACAAATTAACCCTTTCATTGCATGTACATTCATGACTTTTCTTAGtttcaaataattcattttaatagAACATACAGGTCTGATTAAATGCTGCTTACGTCGATACCGATATATAAAAAGACTCAGACGACGTAGtggttgtgtcattttgatgagtCAGTTTGTTGTGTGGAATTTATGTGGTTGTTTATATTTAGAGCTCCCAAAGCTTTACACGACAGCAACCATTAATCATCATTAATTACTATTGATTATGGACTTGTGCAGGCCAAGAGTTTAGCAGCTCCTCTATGAGAATATAACCATTTTCTATAGGAATGTGGGTGAAGTCATAGCTAGCAGGAGCACTGATGTTATTTGTTAATGTGCAATACGTTAAagttcaatttaaaataaaaaatcattatttaccATTATTTTCCTTTGGTCTAAATTGTGTTAAATCTAAATTCAGGTCTAAATTTTGCCAGTGTGTGCAAAGGTGTCTGCTACATAGTAACATGCACTGTAAATTCTGTGAAATGTAATGGCTTGTTTTacaatcataaaataaaaagttagaTGACAGACTGTCAATTTGGTTTTAGTGGATTATGAGGTAAAACAGCATATAATGGCCTGTTCAGACATGCATGCAGTGATGTTGCTATTGGAAGTCAGTCTTACGTAGCtcagtactttttaaaaaaacccacaattaatcaattgctccttgtatcatttccaataagtttgcagtggttgatttgtagtaggatcacaatcatgtgatcatcagcaggcagctgacgtagtgttcacttgttgtcatggttacagtgatgttgttctgctatctcacaatgatacagaaatccttaacaaatccatggatccagactacaaaccgcatcactgtcaaaatctaatcacttggtccttgtgtcatttctgaccttccctgaaaatttcatcaaaatccattagtccattttgagagatgttgcgaacagacaaacagatggacaaaccaacaccaatcatcacataactccgccacgttgTTTGGCGGAGTAACAAGTCACTTCTGTGGTTTGCATGTTGAGTCCTCTTGAACCTGTGAGGAGTTTGCACCCATTTAGGACTGACTGTTGAGCTTTTCTGTGTTGCTTTTGTGTATTTCTACACCTACATCTGATCGATTCAGCAGATGCTGAAATTTCTAAAACGAGATTATTTTCATGCTCATTAATTTGGACTGAAACCCCACAGATGCCACAACAATGCTCTTCTAGCTAAACCGGACTGTGCTGAGAGGATTAAGCCTCTCTCAGCTGACTCAAGACAAGCCATCAGCGTATCTCTCCTTATTCTCAGCGTGGGAACACGACCACAGACAGGGGTCATACAGTTACCACTTGGACCCGGCTAACGCCCTGTACCTCAGTAGAGCAGGTGTTAATCACTGAGTGAGTAATTAGAAACCAGCAAGCTAACAGCCCTGTTGACCTGAAGAAGCATTAAAGGGTCAGTACAAAGGTGTGAAACCTGTTGGCCAGGTTGACACAAGACAATCTGAACTGCAAATGAACTCACACAATAGAGCACAATTGACTTGTGTGCCATTGTCACCCTGGTTGACTGGACAAATACCCCT comes from Amphiprion ocellaris isolate individual 3 ecotype Okinawa chromosome 7, ASM2253959v1, whole genome shotgun sequence and encodes:
- the bmp16 gene encoding bone morphogenetic protein 16, with the translated sequence MLPTKRSRSESESRGIVTLELKDKPWTLHTSHHTWMSTMFPANLLLLMVLLLPQASSGRQGGDARETDHGRVSPTPSSLSALPSLLDPSLAQTIQTLLLSRLGLQSQPDPRPGVPVPQYLLDLYRFHQQQYHLVEDPLFNFPSQHIQQANTVRSFHHSEPLGDSPIAEDHTRVHISFNISSIPQDERVLSAELRLLRSGRASLGPGPHRLNLYLSENHEEPEPTLLDTRLLPTDVHSHKPSGFWEAFSLSAELLHKAHAGTGSLGFLLEVKPENNTTSLPDKSLFSAAGEAEKQKEGHLRVCRSVGQDDNSWAQERPLLVTYSHDGRGEPLVKHGRRTPGNGQRMRGRKATKTRPRNSSESRNRNQEWGRGKKMEYTGWGGDKGGVSWSERGRVKRNGGRAAKLKRLSRNRCRRHPLYVDFNDVGWHKWIIAPSGYDAFFCLGECRFPLADHMNSSSHAMVQTLVNSVNGAVPRACCVPTSLSPIALLYLDPQDRVVLKNYQDMVVEGCGCR